One window of the Clostridium sp. MB40-C1 genome contains the following:
- a CDS encoding U32 family peptidase yields the protein MNKPEILAPAGNLEKLKTAIDFGADAVYLGGSKLNLRALADNFDNETLVEGLKYAHDRNRKVYVTLNVFPHNEDLDELEDYLKELYEMGVDALIVSDPGIISTAREVVPELELHLSTQANNVNWKSGLFWHKVGVKRIVLARELSLEEIKEIRQKLPQTCEIEAFVHGAMCMSYSGRCLLSNYMTGRDSNRGLCAQPCRYKYYIVEEKRPGEYFPINEDERGTYILNSKDMCMIEHIPELVEAGIQSFKIEGRMKSSYYVASVVKAYREALDAYLANPKEYKFKQEWLEYLMKPSHREYSTGFYFGDENIQNYESSAYVRDYDIVGIVKKYDKDTFTALIEQRNRVFEGEKVEILRASSDSFEVTLRDMKDKNGNKIDAARSAQMIFTAVTDIELKEKDILIKAKEK from the coding sequence ATGAATAAACCTGAAATATTGGCTCCTGCAGGAAACTTAGAAAAATTAAAAACTGCTATTGATTTTGGAGCAGATGCTGTATACTTAGGAGGAAGTAAATTAAACTTAAGAGCATTAGCAGACAACTTTGATAATGAAACATTAGTAGAAGGGTTAAAATATGCTCATGATAGAAATAGAAAAGTTTATGTAACGCTAAATGTTTTTCCTCATAATGAAGATTTAGATGAATTAGAAGATTACTTAAAAGAATTGTATGAAATGGGAGTAGATGCTTTAATAGTTTCTGATCCAGGAATTATAAGTACTGCAAGAGAAGTAGTGCCAGAGTTGGAATTACATTTGAGTACACAAGCTAATAATGTAAATTGGAAGTCTGGTTTATTTTGGCATAAAGTAGGAGTTAAAAGAATTGTTTTAGCTAGAGAATTATCTTTAGAAGAAATAAAAGAAATTAGACAAAAGCTTCCACAAACTTGTGAAATAGAAGCATTTGTGCATGGAGCTATGTGTATGTCATATTCTGGAAGATGTTTATTGTCAAACTATATGACAGGAAGAGATTCAAATAGAGGACTTTGTGCTCAGCCATGTAGATACAAGTATTATATAGTGGAAGAAAAAAGACCAGGAGAATATTTTCCAATAAATGAAGATGAAAGAGGAACTTACATATTAAATTCAAAAGACATGTGTATGATTGAACATATACCTGAATTAGTTGAGGCTGGAATTCAATCATTTAAAATTGAAGGAAGAATGAAGAGTTCATATTATGTTGCGTCAGTAGTTAAAGCCTACAGGGAAGCCTTAGATGCATATTTAGCAAATCCTAAAGAATACAAGTTTAAACAAGAATGGCTAGAATATTTAATGAAACCTAGCCACAGAGAGTATTCAACGGGATTTTATTTTGGAGATGAAAATATACAAAATTATGAATCTTCAGCATATGTAAGGGATTATGATATAGTTGGTATTGTGAAGAAATATGACAAAGACACTTTTACAGCTTTAATAGAACAAAGAAATAGAGTTTTTGAAGGAGAAAAAGTAGAAATATTAAGAGCATCATCAGATAGTTTTGAGGTAACTTTAAGGGATATGAAAGATAAGAACGGGAATAAGATTGATGCAGCTCGTTCCGCACAAATGATATTTACAGCGGTAACAGATATTGAATTAAAAGAAAAGGATATATTAATAAAGGCTAAGGAAAAATAA
- the sigK gene encoding RNA polymerase sporulation sigma factor SigK, with translation MFIINYLFTIIDNITFLIAYVSNGTSFPQPLNEEEEKYYLKKFKDGDLFSKSILIERNLRLVAHIVKKYSYPHKDVDDLISIGTVGLIKAIDSFDSAKGTRLATYAARCIENEILMLIRNTKKIKNEVYLQDPIGVDKEGNEISLMDVLSSREDSVIEVVENRIQIKKLYDNINYCLTEREKIIVKMRYGLVDGKPRTQREIAKFLKISRSYVSRIEKRALKKLYKEFIGGDKK, from the coding sequence GTGTTTATTATTAATTACCTTTTTACAATAATAGATAATATAACTTTTTTAATAGCTTATGTGAGTAATGGAACATCTTTTCCTCAACCTTTAAACGAAGAAGAAGAGAAATATTACTTAAAAAAATTTAAAGATGGAGATTTGTTTTCTAAGAGTATACTTATAGAAAGAAATCTTAGATTAGTTGCTCATATTGTTAAAAAGTACTCGTATCCACATAAAGATGTAGATGACTTAATATCTATAGGAACAGTAGGACTTATAAAGGCTATAGATTCTTTTGATAGCGCAAAAGGAACGAGACTTGCGACTTATGCTGCAAGATGCATTGAAAATGAAATATTAATGCTTATTAGAAACACAAAAAAAATTAAAAATGAAGTTTACCTTCAAGATCCAATAGGTGTGGATAAAGAAGGAAATGAAATTTCCCTTATGGATGTTTTAAGCAGTAGGGAAGATTCTGTTATTGAAGTTGTAGAAAATAGAATACAAATAAAAAAATTATATGATAATATCAATTATTGCTTAACTGAAAGAGAAAAGATAATAGTAAAGATGAGATATGGGCTTGTGGATGGTAAGCCAAGGACTCAAAGAGAAATAGCAAAGTTTTTAAAAATATCAAGATCTTATGTATCTAGAATAGAAAAAAGAGCATTAAAAAAATTATATAAAGAATTTATTGGAGGAGATAAAAAATAA
- a CDS encoding penicillin-binding transpeptidase domain-containing protein, producing the protein MDSKIFKKRVRIIRIVFILIFVLLTLKIFIYQYFNSKDLKTIAENQYQYKEKVSELNYLLLDCNGKDLLTYSNEYYVVIDPYSFKFNNYYTKKDELYALNVTLKNYNKEYNLDDIDIQKKSQKIKWIIDETTYNKLTKIKGIKGFYTYKYVKVDRENKWWSIENILTNPYKINSKGEKIDKDKDSLEHMLKDKTSNNKYIYNMLKKDVNGNVYKQYTTSGKDNTHIRTTLDKYLQDKIKEILNKESYNSYEQAGVVLMESDTGKIKAMVQKDDTNPNVNLGISTNHGFFPGSIFKVVVEEAGLETGKISLSKKYRLNTDLSLRYKGHEREEFMDCGEALIQSSNDIYAQIGIDVGIKDIKDFSEKQGFTTKVLNLDEETNGFFEGNDKEVGDIELTAFGQKQRITPIEAISIPNTVINKGIYVKPHIIEAYVNKDNVPMEECNTTKSKILSETTSNILKNQMIEVVASSRGTGKQAYLNDTIVGGKTGTAEREEGKNKFYDGWFAGFFTIDKKNYSMIVFVKNIGSDKGGGSTAAPIFKEIVKETKEYLNNF; encoded by the coding sequence TTGGATAGTAAAATATTTAAAAAAAGAGTTCGTATTATAAGGATAGTATTTATTTTAATATTTGTTTTATTAACTTTAAAAATATTTATATATCAATATTTTAATTCTAAAGACTTAAAGACAATAGCTGAAAATCAGTACCAATATAAAGAAAAAGTAAGCGAGTTAAATTATTTACTTCTAGATTGTAACGGAAAAGATCTGCTAACATATTCTAATGAATACTATGTAGTTATAGATCCTTATAGCTTTAAATTTAATAACTATTATACTAAAAAAGATGAGTTATATGCATTAAATGTAACTTTAAAGAATTACAACAAAGAATATAATTTAGATGATATAGATATTCAGAAAAAAAGCCAAAAAATAAAATGGATAATTGATGAAACTACTTATAATAAGTTAACTAAAATAAAAGGAATAAAGGGTTTTTATACATATAAATATGTAAAGGTAGATAGAGAAAATAAGTGGTGGAGTATAGAAAACATTTTAACTAATCCATATAAAATTAATTCTAAAGGAGAAAAAATAGATAAGGATAAAGATTCATTAGAACATATGTTGAAAGATAAGACATCTAATAACAAATATATTTATAACATGCTAAAAAAAGATGTAAATGGGAATGTATATAAACAATATACAACTAGTGGCAAAGACAATACACATATTAGAACAACTTTAGACAAATATCTTCAAGACAAAATAAAAGAAATTTTAAATAAGGAGTCATACAATTCTTATGAACAAGCCGGAGTAGTTTTAATGGAAAGTGATACTGGAAAAATTAAGGCTATGGTTCAAAAAGATGATACAAATCCGAATGTTAATCTAGGAATCTCTACAAATCATGGTTTTTTCCCAGGATCTATTTTTAAGGTAGTTGTAGAAGAAGCAGGTTTAGAAACTGGAAAGATATCTTTGAGTAAAAAATATAGACTTAATACTGATTTAAGTTTAAGATATAAAGGGCATGAAAGGGAAGAATTTATGGATTGTGGAGAAGCGTTAATTCAGTCTTCAAATGATATATATGCTCAAATTGGAATCGATGTAGGGATAAAAGACATTAAAGATTTTTCTGAAAAACAAGGGTTTACAACTAAAGTGTTAAATTTAGATGAAGAAACTAATGGTTTTTTTGAAGGGAATGACAAAGAGGTTGGAGATATAGAACTAACCGCTTTTGGCCAAAAGCAGAGAATAACTCCTATTGAGGCTATAAGCATACCTAATACCGTAATAAATAAAGGTATTTATGTTAAGCCACATATTATAGAGGCATATGTAAATAAAGATAATGTCCCTATGGAAGAATGTAATACTACCAAATCTAAAATTTTAAGTGAAACTACATCCAATATATTAAAAAATCAAATGATAGAAGTGGTAGCATCATCTCGAGGTACAGGAAAACAAGCATACCTTAATGATACTATTGTTGGAGGGAAAACAGGTACGGCAGAAAGAGAAGAGGGGAAAAATAAATTTTATGATGGATGGTTTGCTGGATTTTTTACTATAGATAAAAAGAATTATTCCATGATAGTTTTCGTTAAAAACATAGGTTCTGATAAGGGAGGTGGCAGCACAGCTGCTCCAATTTTCAAAGAAATAGTAAAAGAAACAAAAGAATACTTAAATAATTTTTAG
- a CDS encoding type IV pilus twitching motility protein PilT — protein sequence MITLSELLEITVRENASDLHLTVGIYPTIRVNGELKKLGDKKLTASHTENYVKEILGDKYHLYEETGEIDTSLSLSGIGRFRVNAYKQRGSHAVAIRAVALKVPTLNELKMPSVVKELTKRKRGLVLVTGPTGSGKSTTLAAMINEINSTRAAHIITLEDPIEYLHKHNKSIINQREIGKDTRSYKAALRSALREDPDVILIGEMRDLETISIAVTAAETGHLVLSTLHTIGAAKTIDRIIDVFPPHQQEQIKIQLSAVLQGIISQQLIPKADGKGRIAAMEIMVMNSAIQNLIREGKTHQIQSSIQTGMKYGMKTMDMNLVELYKQGLVSYEDIITASIDKDIINRMIQI from the coding sequence TTGATTACATTAAGCGAATTACTGGAAATAACTGTTAGAGAAAATGCTTCTGATTTACATTTAACTGTAGGTATTTATCCTACTATAAGAGTTAATGGTGAACTTAAGAAATTAGGAGACAAAAAGCTAACAGCTAGTCATACTGAAAATTATGTAAAAGAAATCTTAGGAGATAAATACCACTTATATGAAGAAACTGGTGAAATAGATACTTCTTTATCATTGTCAGGAATAGGAAGGTTTAGGGTTAATGCATATAAACAAAGAGGAAGTCATGCGGTTGCAATAAGAGCTGTTGCATTAAAGGTGCCCACTTTAAATGAATTAAAGATGCCTTCTGTAGTTAAAGAGCTAACCAAAAGAAAAAGAGGGCTTGTACTTGTTACTGGACCAACTGGAAGTGGTAAAAGTACAACTCTTGCTGCTATGATTAATGAAATTAATTCAACTAGGGCTGCTCATATTATTACTCTTGAAGATCCTATTGAATATTTACATAAACATAATAAATCAATAATAAACCAAAGAGAAATTGGAAAAGATACTCGATCATATAAAGCGGCGCTCAGATCTGCTTTAAGAGAAGATCCAGATGTTATACTTATTGGAGAAATGCGCGATTTGGAAACTATATCTATAGCTGTTACTGCTGCAGAAACAGGGCATTTAGTTTTATCAACATTGCATACTATAGGAGCTGCCAAAACTATAGATAGAATTATAGATGTTTTCCCTCCTCATCAGCAGGAACAAATAAAAATACAATTATCAGCTGTATTACAGGGTATTATTTCTCAGCAATTAATACCTAAAGCTGATGGTAAAGGTAGAATTGCAGCTATGGAAATAATGGTTATGAATTCAGCAATCCAAAATTTAATAAGAGAAGGAAAAACTCATCAAATACAATCGTCTATTCAGACAGGAATGAAGTATGGAATGAAGACTATGGATATGAATTTAGTGGAGTTATATAAACAAGGATTAGTTTCTTATGAAGATATAATAACTGCCTCAATAGACAAAGATATAATAAATAGAATGATTCAAATATAA